CAGGTTGGGCACAGCGCTGAACCTCTTCCAAGCTGGGTGGGAAGTCCCATGACAGTTGATGAGGTTGTGATGGATTTTCCTGATCTTAAAATAAATCTTTCCCATACCGGTTTCCCATGGATTAATGAATGGATTGATCTGGTCTGGAAGCATCCCAATGTTTATGGTGATATCGCAGCTTATATGCCTAAAAATCTTGATCCTGAGATAATCAAGTTTATGACAAGCGGAAGAGGGAACAGCAAGGTTATGTGGGGCAGCAATGGTATAGGCTTAACGCATGGCAAGCACCAACTTATGGAAATGGACATGAAGGACAAATATAAGGAAAATATCCTTCGCAATAATGCCTTAAGGTTTATGGGATTGGATAGCTAATTTAAAGAAGAGGTTAAAATATGGATTTTCAATTAGATTCTGAACTTGTTCAGATTCAAGATACTGTAAGAAAATTTTGCGAAAAAGAAGTAACTCCGCATGCTGAAGAATGGGAAAAAAATGAATTTTTCCCTCGTGAAACAATTAGAAAGATGGGTGGGCTTGGTTTTTTTGCTTCACCGTTTCCGGAACAATATGGTGGCACTGAGCTTGGTTTTCTGGCCAATATCATTGTTGCCGAAGAACTTGGAAGAGCATCGCTGGGCCTTGCCTGTTGCCTTAATATGCAAAGCGGAACCTGTCCGATGACTCTTTTATTAAACGGCAATGAAGAACAAAAGGAGAAGTTTCTTCCTGGAATAATAAGCGGCGAGCTTTTAGGTTGTTTTGCAGTCACAGAACCGAATGCTGCAACCGATGTGGCTGGTATAGAAACAAAAGCCATCAAAGACGGGGATCATTATATTTTAAATGGTTCAAAAATGTGGATTACACATTCTTCGGTATTTGATGTCGGGATTTGTTTTGCAAAAACTGATCCTACTCAAAGGCATAAAGGATTGTCTGCTTTTATTATTGAAAAAGGTATGGAAGGTATGACCGGGATGGCTGAAAAGGATAAGCTTGGTGTTCGCTCTTCCGATACCGGTCAGATAGTATTTGAAGATGTTAGAGTGCCCAAAGAAAATCTGATTGGCGAAGAAGGGCAGGGTTTTAAAATTGCGGAAAGCGCCTTAACATACGGAAGAGCAAATATTGCCGGCAGATCTCTTGGAATCGGTCAGGCAGCAGTGGATGCCGCTTTAAAATATGCAAATGAGAGAGAGCAGTTCGGAAAGAAAATCGGTTTTTTCCAGATGAACAAGCAGATTATTGCAGATATGGTTGCAGAAATTGATGCTTCAAGATTGCTTGTGTATCGTGCAGCCTGGTTGCAGGATCAAAAAAGGCCAAGTTCAAATGAGAGCACAATTGCAAAATTTTATGCATCTGAAGCAGCAGTTAGAGCGGTTATCGGAGCAGCCAAGATTCATGGAGCTTACACTTATTCTTCCGAATATCCGGTAGCAAGACTGTACCGTGATGTTATGCTGATGACGGCCGGTGAAGGAACATCGAATATTCAAAGATTAATAATCGCCAACAATGCGTTAGGCTGGAAGTAAGCGGTTTATATGAAATATGGGAATCAACCTAAAACAGGTAAAATAAGTATTTCAGATGCTATAGGCATGATCAAGAGCGGCCAGCGGGTTTCGTTGAGCCCTGTATGTGCTGAGCCGCTCAATTTAGTTAAAGAACTGATTAATCAGAAGGATAGGCTTGAAAATGTTACCCTGTATACCATGATGCCTATGGGGGACTGTGAATATTCAGGTCCTGATATGTTAAAGCACTTTAATGTAAAAGTGTTTTCTGTCGGTCCCAAATTGATGAAGGCTTTAAATCAAGGTTATGCCGAATATATTCCCTGCCATCTTTCACAGATACCGTTTTTTTTCAGGGAACGTCTTGTAGAATCTGATATAGCACTTGTTCAGATGTCGACTCCGGACAATCATGGATATTGCAGCCTTGGAGTTAGTGTAAGCTACATCAGGCCGGTGATAGATAATGCAAAAATTGTTATAGCCGAAATAAATGACCAGATGCCCAGAACTCTGGGTGATTCTATGGTGCATATTTCCCAGGTGGATTATATTGTAGAAACTTCACATCCGATACCGACCATTCCTGTTCCGAAGATAGGAGCAGTTGAAACAAAGATAGCCCAAATAACGGCGGAACTTGTTCCGGACGGGGCGGCAGTCCAGGTTGGGATCGGGAACATAGCGGATGCAATACTTCAGGAACTGACCTTAAAAAAGAATCTGACCATACATACAGGGACTTTTTCGGACGGTGCTGTGGCATTGGCAAAATCGGGTGCTCTTGACGGCATGAAAGGACAGCCTGAAAGCGGTAGAATGACTACTACCGAGTTAATAGGCACCACGGAATTATATAACTTTTGTCATAACAATCCTCTGGTTTCTCTTCGTCCCATAGATTTTACGCATAATATTAATGTGCTGAGTCAGATCAATAATTTGATAAGTGTGACCGCAGGTATTGAGATAGATCTGTCAGGCCAGGTTAATGCGGAAATGCGTGGCAAAACTCTTGTAAACGGTGTTGGCGGTCAGCTGGATTTTGTCCGGGGTGCAGGAGCCTCTTTTGGGGGAAAGTCAATTGTTGTTTTTCCATCTACTGCAAAAAAAGGAGAAATATCCCGGATTGTGCCGAAACTTGGTGAGGGAGTTACTGCAACTGTAGGCAGGGCGGATATAGATTATGTAATTACTGAATTTGGTGTTGCGCATCTTAGAGGTAAAACTCTTTCGGAAAGAGCAAGGGAATTAATTGCTGTCGCCCATCCGGATTTTCGACAAGAACTAAAAAGCGCTTTCAATAAGATAAACAATTAGGAGGATAATGGATATGAAAAAAGTAGTTATTGGTTCCGGTTCAGCCTTTTGGGGAGATATTTTTGAACCGGCCCTGGAAATGGCGCAAAGCGGCGAAGTCCAATATATGGGCTTTGATCACCTTGCGGAATTGACCATGGCGATATTAAATCGCATGAAAGCAAAAAACCCGGAAGCCGGTTATGTTCCGGATATTATTCCCTGGACTAAAAGACTTCTTCCGGTTACTCAAAAAAACGGCATTAAAATGATAACCAATGCCGGAGGCGCTAATCCAGTGCAAGCGGCTTTGGAAGTGGCAAAGGTTGTCAAGGAGTTAAATCTTGCTCCGATGAAGTTAGGCGTTGTTTCCGGAGATGACATCCTGCCTTATATAAATGATATTCGAGCACAGGGCTGGAAGTTTAAGAATCTGGATACGGGCGAAGAAGACATTGATTCTATCCAGGACAGACTTGGCGCTGCCAATGCTTATATTGGCGCTGATCATATTATAAAAGAACTGAAAAACGGCGCAGATATGATAATTTGCGGCAGAGTTTCGGATAATGCCCTGTATGTTGGTCCTATTATGCATGAATTCGGCTGGGATTTCTCGGATCAGTATATAGATCGTATTGCTGCTGCTGTTACAGTAGGCCATATCATAGAATGTTCTGCCTGTGTAAGTGGCGGTATGTCAAACATGTGGAAAGTGTCGGAAAGACCTTGGGATATTGGTTTTCCGATAGCCGAATTTTATGAAAACGGTGATGCTCTTATTACAAAAACCAGTGGATCAGGTGGTATTGTGAATTCATGGACAGTCAAAGAACATTTGCTTTATGAAATCATTGATCCGGCAAATTACCTGATGCCGGACGGCATCGGTGACTTTACTGCTCTGAAATTGCATGATGAAGCAAGAAACCGTGTAATGGTTACAGAGATGAAAGGCAAGAAACGTCCTGATACTTTGAAAGTTTGTATAGGATTCAAAGACGGTTTTATTGGTGAAGGACTGATCTATTTTCCGTCACCCGATGCTCTTGCAAAAGCCCAGTGGGCTGAAAAATGGCTGAGAGAGAGATTTAAAAAACTTGGCATAAACTTCAGAGAACTTCGTATTGATTACATGGGTGTTAATATGCTCCATGGCGAAGCTGCTGAGGTAGAAGACAGGGATTATAATGAAATAGGCCTTAGAATAGCAGGCCGTACACATACCTATAAAGAAGCAGAAGCCGTACGCAGGGAAGCAACACATTTATGGACAATGGGACCTGTTGGCTCCAGTTTTGGTGTTCCTATGAATGTCAGACCGGTTATTGCGCTTTGGCCGTCACTTGTTCCGAGGGATGCCGTTAAGATCGAAAGTCAGTTAATGGAGGTGAGCTAATTATGAAAAAAGTAAAGCTTACGGAATTGGCTTTTGCCAGATCCGGAGATAAAGGGGATGTCAGCAATATTGGATTGATGGCAAAGTCAAAGAATATTTATGAATTTTTATTGACGGTAATAACACCTGAAAGACTTAAGGAATATTTTGGCGGTATGGTTAAAGGTCCGGCTGAGATATATCCTGTGCCTCATCTCGACAGCTTAGAGATCATTTTACGCCAGGCGCTTGGCGGTGGTGCAACCTGCTCCTTAAGATTTGACCAGACAGGCAAATCAATGGGTCCTGTTTTGTTGGGAATGCAGATTCTTGTCAGCGAGGAATTGCTGGAAGAAGCAAGAGCTGTAGATGAAAGCATTATAAAGCAATATGCTGTTTGATAGTATAAAGAGAGACCTTTGGATAATGTCCGGTTTCGCCGCATTTTAAGGATCATTATAATTTCAACAGCACGAATACCGCGTGTTTTTAAAAGAGTAATCAGGCGAAATATAAAAAGAGGGTGTGATCCAAAGGTCTCAAAGAGTAATATCTTACAGCAGAGTTCATGTAAAAAATTATTCGAGAATGAAATAATATTAGACTTACGGGTGCACGAGGGAGCAAAGGCGCTCTGTATAGAATAATTGACAATTTATGATAGTGGTTTAGGAGGATAATAATGGATTTTGAGCTTTCTGAAGAACAGAAGATGTTCAGAGACCAGATTCGTAATTTTGCAGAGACTGAAATTGCTCCTTTGGTAGATGAAGCCGAAGAGAAAGAGGTTACACCTCTGCAACTTTTTCCAATGATGGGAAAACTCGGCTATCTTGGTATTACCTATTCGGAAAAATATGGTGGAGCAGAGGTCGATAAGATTACGGAGTGTATTCTGATTGAGGAGTTAAACAAGGTATGCGCCGGTATAGCCGGAGTGGTCAGTACCACCCATTCGGGTCTTGGCACAAGAGCAATAAATGATTACGGAACGGAAGAACAAAAGCAGAGATTTCTTGTGCCTGCTATCAAAGGTGAGAAAATAGCCGCTTTTGCATTAACTGAGGCCGATGCCGGTTCAGATGCTATTGCCCTTCGGACAAGAGCAGTAAAAGACGGCGATGATTATATTATTAACGGCAGCAAGATGTTTATCTCAAACGGCACCTTTTGTGATTTTGTGCCTGTTGCCTGTTATACTACCGATCCCAAAGAAGTAAAAAAGAGAGGGCAAGGAATAAGCCTTATTGTTGTTGAAAAAGGCATGCCGGGCTTTTCTGCGACAAAGTTAAAAAAGTCGGGAAATCGCTCTCATGAAACAGCCCAGCTATATTTTGAAGATGTAAGAGTGCCGAAAGAAAATCTGATAGGCGAAGAGGGTAAGGGCTTGGCTCAGATACTGACAACCCTCAAGTCAGGAAGAATTTCTTATGGTGCAAGAGCAACGGGTATGGCTCAGGCTGCATATGATCTTGCATTCAAATATGCCCATGAGAGAGAGCAGTTCGGCAAACAGATTGCAAAATTCCAGATCAACACTGTAAAGCTTGTTGATATGGCCATGCATATAGATATCATGCGGATGATGACCTACCGGGCGGCCTGGATGTACTCAGAGGGAATGAATTGTATGAAAGAGGCTTGCATGCTGAAGATTTATGCAACTGAGAAAGTACAAGAGCTGATGCTTTTAGCTCTCGATCTGCACGGCGGTTATGGTTATATGCGCGAATATGCGATTGAACGTCTGTGGCGCGATGCCAAGATGTTGAATCTTACTGAAGGAACCACGCCTATAAACTATATGGCTGCGGCAAGAGAACTTGGTATATAAGCCGTTTATTAAAAAGCTAAGTTAGACGGCAAAGTAAAAAGTTTCGGGCAACTGGTTGTCGGTTATTGGTTAACATGTAGCAGTGAAAAGTGATTTGAAAAACGAATCATAAACAAAGAAACTGTGAATCACAAATTAGCCAGATGGGATTTTTTACTTTGCCGTCAATAGAATCGGCTGAGGTGGCGGCAAATAAAATGCCACCCTGCGAAAGATAATAGTAGGGCTGGGTTTTATACCCCGTCATATCCTACAGTTTGATTGCATAAGCTAAGAGAGGATAAAATGGAGTCACAACTGGTTCACTATAAAATTGAAAACAAGGTGGCCATTGTCAGCCTTGATAACCCCCCTATGAATGCTTTGGATGTTCCGACCAAAGAATGTATCAGAGATGTATTTACCGAACTCGATGCCAAAAGAAATGAAATTCGTGTAGTCATATTACAGGGCGCTAACAAGGCTTTTGCGGCAGGAGCTGATATAAAAGCTTTTTTGGATCTTCAACCCGATACGGCAAAACGACGCCTTATGAGAAGCCACAGTATGT
The Pseudomonadota bacterium DNA segment above includes these coding regions:
- a CDS encoding acyl-CoA dehydrogenase family protein produces the protein MDFQLDSELVQIQDTVRKFCEKEVTPHAEEWEKNEFFPRETIRKMGGLGFFASPFPEQYGGTELGFLANIIVAEELGRASLGLACCLNMQSGTCPMTLLLNGNEEQKEKFLPGIISGELLGCFAVTEPNAATDVAGIETKAIKDGDHYILNGSKMWITHSSVFDVGICFAKTDPTQRHKGLSAFIIEKGMEGMTGMAEKDKLGVRSSDTGQIVFEDVRVPKENLIGEEGQGFKIAESALTYGRANIAGRSLGIGQAAVDAALKYANEREQFGKKIGFFQMNKQIIADMVAEIDASRLLVYRAAWLQDQKRPSSNESTIAKFYASEAAVRAVIGAAKIHGAYTYSSEYPVARLYRDVMLMTAGEGTSNIQRLIIANNALGWK
- a CDS encoding 4-hydroxybutyrate CoA-transferase, with the translated sequence MKYGNQPKTGKISISDAIGMIKSGQRVSLSPVCAEPLNLVKELINQKDRLENVTLYTMMPMGDCEYSGPDMLKHFNVKVFSVGPKLMKALNQGYAEYIPCHLSQIPFFFRERLVESDIALVQMSTPDNHGYCSLGVSVSYIRPVIDNAKIVIAEINDQMPRTLGDSMVHISQVDYIVETSHPIPTIPVPKIGAVETKIAQITAELVPDGAAVQVGIGNIADAILQELTLKKNLTIHTGTFSDGAVALAKSGALDGMKGQPESGRMTTTELIGTTELYNFCHNNPLVSLRPIDFTHNINVLSQINNLISVTAGIEIDLSGQVNAEMRGKTLVNGVGGQLDFVRGAGASFGGKSIVVFPSTAKKGEISRIVPKLGEGVTATVGRADIDYVITEFGVAHLRGKTLSERARELIAVAHPDFRQELKSAFNKINN
- a CDS encoding DUF1446 domain-containing protein — translated: MKKVVIGSGSAFWGDIFEPALEMAQSGEVQYMGFDHLAELTMAILNRMKAKNPEAGYVPDIIPWTKRLLPVTQKNGIKMITNAGGANPVQAALEVAKVVKELNLAPMKLGVVSGDDILPYINDIRAQGWKFKNLDTGEEDIDSIQDRLGAANAYIGADHIIKELKNGADMIICGRVSDNALYVGPIMHEFGWDFSDQYIDRIAAAVTVGHIIECSACVSGGMSNMWKVSERPWDIGFPIAEFYENGDALITKTSGSGGIVNSWTVKEHLLYEIIDPANYLMPDGIGDFTALKLHDEARNRVMVTEMKGKKRPDTLKVCIGFKDGFIGEGLIYFPSPDALAKAQWAEKWLRERFKKLGINFRELRIDYMGVNMLHGEAAEVEDRDYNEIGLRIAGRTHTYKEAEAVRREATHLWTMGPVGSSFGVPMNVRPVIALWPSLVPRDAVKIESQLMEVS
- a CDS encoding acyl-CoA dehydrogenase family protein; the encoded protein is MDFELSEEQKMFRDQIRNFAETEIAPLVDEAEEKEVTPLQLFPMMGKLGYLGITYSEKYGGAEVDKITECILIEELNKVCAGIAGVVSTTHSGLGTRAINDYGTEEQKQRFLVPAIKGEKIAAFALTEADAGSDAIALRTRAVKDGDDYIINGSKMFISNGTFCDFVPVACYTTDPKEVKKRGQGISLIVVEKGMPGFSATKLKKSGNRSHETAQLYFEDVRVPKENLIGEEGKGLAQILTTLKSGRISYGARATGMAQAAYDLAFKYAHEREQFGKQIAKFQINTVKLVDMAMHIDIMRMMTYRAAWMYSEGMNCMKEACMLKIYATEKVQELMLLALDLHGGYGYMREYAIERLWRDAKMLNLTEGTTPINYMAAARELGI